Proteins encoded in a region of the Bacillus sp. T3 genome:
- a CDS encoding LLM class flavin-dependent oxidoreductase gives MKFVIFSLLSNHPNGITGVPPTEQQLFQKVQDQAVFAEKLGFDGFGVGERHGEPFLSSSPAVVLAAIAAKTSKIRLMTTVTVLSILDPIRVAEDYATLDHLSGGRFEMIIGKGNDPRHYSLFGITEEEQWDSLAERYELLKRLWSEENVTWSGKYRTPLSNVTTLPRPFQKRIPIWHGSASSKLSTELAAKNGDPIFSSNTFHHMAKYKELIEHYRERLAYYGHDPVQAVIGSGARGLYLANTMEEAIKGYRPYYDAYNHTEPAKYNQSPFVDLEDNIQNGPALVGTSNQVIEKLIKYHKAYGHQVQSISVEGLDEAEQREQLQRFAEEVIPVLRREIPNAIWEDDRTPNLQQ, from the coding sequence ATGAAATTTGTCATTTTTTCACTTTTGAGCAATCATCCTAATGGGATAACGGGAGTGCCACCAACGGAGCAGCAATTGTTTCAAAAGGTACAAGACCAAGCGGTATTCGCTGAAAAACTTGGCTTTGATGGATTTGGTGTGGGGGAGAGGCATGGGGAGCCGTTCCTCTCCTCCTCTCCAGCAGTCGTTCTCGCGGCGATAGCAGCGAAAACCTCTAAAATCCGATTGATGACCACCGTAACCGTTCTAAGTATTCTTGATCCTATTCGGGTAGCAGAAGACTATGCTACGTTAGATCATCTTTCAGGCGGTAGATTTGAGATGATCATTGGGAAAGGGAACGACCCACGCCATTACTCGCTGTTTGGTATTACCGAGGAAGAACAATGGGATTCTCTTGCGGAGCGGTATGAACTACTAAAGCGACTTTGGAGTGAAGAGAATGTGACTTGGTCAGGAAAATATCGGACACCATTAAGTAATGTTACGACACTGCCAAGACCGTTTCAAAAGAGAATTCCAATCTGGCATGGAAGTGCATCAAGTAAGCTATCAACCGAGCTGGCGGCGAAAAATGGTGATCCAATTTTCTCGTCGAATACCTTTCATCACATGGCAAAATATAAAGAGCTGATTGAACATTATCGTGAGAGATTGGCCTATTATGGGCATGACCCTGTACAAGCAGTGATTGGATCTGGTGCGAGAGGGTTATATTTAGCCAACACTATGGAAGAAGCGATTAAAGGATACCGCCCCTATTATGATGCTTACAATCATACAGAGCCAGCTAAATACAACCAGTCTCCATTCGTTGATCTTGAAGACAATATTCAAAATGGCCCTGCATTAGTGGGCACGTCTAATCAAGTGATTGAGAAACTAATAAAATACCATAAAGCATATGGTCATCAAGTTCAGAGTATTAGTGTTGAAGGATTAGATGAAGCAGAGCAGCGTGAGCAACTGCAAAGATTTGCCGAGGAAGTCATACCTGTGCTTCGACGGGAAATACCAAATGCGATTTGGGAAGATGATAGGACTCCCAATCTCCAACAATAA
- a CDS encoding GNAT family N-acetyltransferase → MDLEILGSLQLFTSSEKAYGKPELEILSPIVRLLGVHPQARGLGVAQALLQASVDYAKKLGSENLYLHSSDKMHKAISLYEWLGFKRDRTKEFYNHDILVKCFRLDL, encoded by the coding sequence ATGGACCTGGAAATTCTAGGTTCATTGCAACTCTTCACATCATCAGAAAAAGCATATGGAAAACCTGAGTTAGAAATCTTATCTCCAATCGTTCGCTTATTAGGCGTCCATCCTCAAGCAAGAGGCCTTGGTGTTGCCCAAGCGTTATTACAAGCAAGTGTTGACTACGCAAAAAAACTAGGATCAGAAAATTTGTACCTGCATTCAAGTGATAAGATGCATAAAGCCATTTCATTGTATGAATGGCTTGGATTTAAACGTGACCGTACGAAAGAATTTTATAATCATGATATTTTAGTAAAATGCTTTCGACTAGATTTATAG
- a CDS encoding MetQ/NlpA family ABC transporter substrate-binding protein → MKKIKFLSITFFILVSFLLGACGKEEQASSTSAGKTEEKKEVTLKISASSTPHAEILEYIAPDLEKEGVKLDVVITQDGIQTNQQTANKELDANFFQHTPYLEQVNKDSGLDLVKVVGVHIEPFGVYSKKIKKIDELSNGANVALPKDPVNFSRGLLLFADNGLIKLDSSKKGNYTLEDITENKKNIEFIPVDGPVLVRSLDDVEASAINTNYALEGGFKPLKDALIIEGSNSPYVNILVSRPDNKDDEAIQKLAKALTSEKVKQFIEKKYEGAVVPAF, encoded by the coding sequence ATGAAAAAGATCAAATTTTTATCAATTACATTTTTCATATTGGTGTCATTTTTATTAGGGGCATGCGGCAAAGAAGAACAGGCATCATCCACATCAGCAGGAAAAACGGAAGAAAAGAAGGAGGTAACATTAAAAATTAGCGCCTCTTCCACACCTCATGCCGAAATTCTTGAATATATTGCTCCAGATCTTGAGAAAGAAGGCGTCAAACTTGATGTTGTCATTACACAGGATGGAATCCAGACGAATCAGCAGACAGCCAACAAAGAACTAGATGCAAACTTTTTTCAGCATACCCCATATTTAGAGCAAGTAAACAAAGATAGCGGGCTTGATTTGGTTAAGGTGGTGGGTGTACATATCGAACCTTTTGGTGTGTATTCAAAAAAAATTAAGAAGATTGATGAATTATCAAACGGTGCTAATGTAGCTCTTCCAAAGGATCCAGTTAACTTTTCACGTGGATTGTTATTGTTTGCAGATAATGGATTAATAAAGCTGGATTCATCAAAGAAAGGGAATTACACATTAGAAGACATTACTGAAAACAAGAAAAATATTGAATTTATTCCGGTAGATGGTCCAGTATTGGTTCGTTCTTTAGATGATGTGGAAGCATCTGCAATCAACACAAATTATGCCTTAGAAGGTGGATTCAAACCATTAAAAGACGCTCTTATTATTGAAGGAAGTAACTCACCTTATGTCAATATTTTAGTATCCCGACCAGATAACAAAGACGATGAAGCCATTCAGAAATTGGCAAAGGCTTTAACATCTGAAAAAGTAAAACAATTTATCGAAAAAAAATACGAAGGTGCTGTAGTACCGGCATTTTAA
- a CDS encoding methionine ABC transporter permease — protein MEVSTELILSALWETLYMVSISLLFGGLLGIFLGVLLVVTRKGHVLENKWIFSIVSPIVNIFRSIPFIILLVAIIPFTRLIVGTSIGTTAAIVPLVLHIGPYISRLVENSLLEVDEGIIEAAKAMGATPLEIIFKFLIPEAFPSLILSITTATIGLIGATAMAGAIGGGGLGDVAITYGYQRFSTITIFATVIILVAIVQGVQSLGNVLERKIRRV, from the coding sequence ATGGAAGTCAGCACAGAGCTTATTCTAAGCGCCTTGTGGGAAACGCTCTACATGGTTAGTATCTCCCTATTGTTTGGGGGACTTCTTGGGATTTTTCTAGGTGTTTTACTAGTTGTAACAAGAAAGGGCCATGTATTAGAGAATAAATGGATCTTTTCAATTGTCAGCCCGATAGTCAATATTTTTCGTTCGATTCCGTTTATTATTTTACTGGTGGCGATTATTCCATTTACGAGGTTAATTGTTGGTACGTCAATTGGTACGACAGCTGCAATCGTGCCCCTGGTCCTCCACATTGGTCCCTATATTTCAAGATTGGTTGAGAATTCATTGCTCGAAGTGGATGAAGGAATTATTGAAGCAGCAAAGGCAATGGGTGCAACCCCATTGGAGATTATTTTTAAATTTTTAATTCCTGAAGCATTTCCTTCGTTAATTTTAAGTATCACAACGGCAACAATTGGATTAATTGGGGCAACAGCGATGGCAGGAGCTATCGGTGGAGGCGGACTAGGGGACGTAGCGATTACTTACGGCTACCAGCGCTTTAGTACCATCACCATCTTTGCCACGGTCATCATTCTTGTTGCAATCGTTCAGGGAGTTCAAAGTCTTGGAAATGTACTCGAGAGAAAAATCAGAAGAGTTTGA
- a CDS encoding MetQ/NlpA family ABC transporter substrate-binding protein: MKRRILFIFLMIGMLLTGCSSQSTSGTENKDSKLKKVKIGIRSSELRTWEYLKDQAKAEGIELEIVNFSSAVDLDQALASGEIDINAFQHVAYLDLFNKNNKTDLVPIGTTIIAPLGLYSNKYKSLDEIPNGAQIAVPNDPSNWGRALVLLQDAGFVTVVDGFDGNGGEDKIKNNPKNIKIIPVDAATTPRVMEDTAASIINNGIAVEAGLTLKDAIIHESKTAKPYINVIAARSEDKNNPTLKKIVKLYQSKETAKFIEKTYNGNYIPTFISLEELSTYKETYSKH, translated from the coding sequence ATGAAGAGAAGAATATTATTTATTTTCCTTATGATAGGAATGTTATTAACAGGCTGCTCTAGTCAATCAACTAGTGGGACAGAAAACAAAGATTCAAAGCTTAAGAAAGTGAAGATTGGGATTAGAAGCTCGGAACTTCGAACATGGGAATATTTAAAAGATCAAGCAAAAGCAGAAGGAATTGAGCTTGAAATTGTTAATTTTTCGTCTGCCGTAGATCTTGACCAAGCATTAGCCTCAGGTGAAATTGATATTAACGCATTTCAACACGTGGCTTATTTAGATTTATTTAATAAAAACAATAAGACAGATCTCGTTCCAATTGGAACGACCATTATCGCACCGCTTGGTTTGTATTCAAATAAATACAAATCCTTGGATGAAATACCGAATGGAGCCCAAATTGCAGTACCTAACGACCCCTCAAACTGGGGGCGAGCACTTGTATTGCTGCAAGACGCTGGCTTTGTAACCGTTGTTGATGGATTTGATGGGAATGGCGGAGAGGATAAAATTAAAAATAATCCAAAAAACATTAAGATTATTCCGGTTGATGCAGCGACTACACCTCGAGTTATGGAAGATACTGCAGCTTCTATCATAAATAATGGTATTGCTGTTGAGGCCGGGTTGACTTTAAAGGATGCAATTATTCATGAAAGTAAAACAGCAAAGCCCTATATCAATGTAATCGCAGCTAGAAGTGAAGATAAAAATAATCCTACCTTGAAAAAAATAGTAAAACTATATCAATCTAAAGAAACTGCGAAATTTATTGAGAAAACGTATAACGGGAACTACATTCCAACATTCATTTCACTGGAAGAGTTAAGCACATATAAAGAAACCTATTCAAAGCATTAG
- a CDS encoding LLM class flavin-dependent oxidoreductase, with product MGKNRQIKLAAYLIGTGMHVASWRHQDASPNASIDVKAFQKLAQIAEKGKFDVAFVADSLAINHESHPQILNRFDPTVLITAIAAATEKIGVGATASTTYSEPYVLARQFASVDHISNGRAAWNLVTTSDATGETALNFSRETHWEHDHRYERAEEFVDVVQGLWDSWEDDAFLYNKETGEFYDKKKVHEIHYKGKYFSVKGPLNIARSKQGQPVIVQAGASQPGQRLAARVAEVVFVHWDNIEEAKHYYKKLKSQLQDFGRSEDELHILHGISPIVGETEEIAQRKYQTLQNLIDPYESLNFVSGYMGNVDFSKYDLGTPASEVEFPAVNSIQSHFNEMKKIIDEEDLTVGDLYNRFFGPGRSDAFVGTPVQVADEMERWFTEKAADGFMLQFPLYPNDLEDFVELVVPILQERGLFRLDYEGDTLRDHLGLKKPENRFTRQKLTKY from the coding sequence ATGGGTAAAAACAGACAAATTAAGTTAGCTGCTTATTTAATTGGTACAGGAATGCATGTGGCATCATGGCGCCATCAGGATGCTAGTCCCAATGCCAGCATTGATGTTAAGGCTTTTCAAAAATTGGCTCAAATCGCTGAAAAAGGAAAATTTGATGTGGCGTTTGTAGCTGATAGTCTAGCAATCAATCATGAGTCGCATCCACAAATTTTGAATCGCTTTGATCCAACAGTTTTGATCACGGCAATTGCAGCCGCCACCGAAAAAATTGGCGTTGGTGCAACAGCATCGACAACCTACAGTGAACCTTATGTGCTAGCACGTCAATTTGCTTCAGTGGACCATATAAGCAATGGTCGTGCTGCCTGGAATCTTGTTACCACATCAGATGCAACTGGTGAAACAGCATTGAATTTTAGTCGTGAGACACATTGGGAACATGACCATCGTTATGAACGGGCAGAAGAGTTTGTCGATGTAGTGCAAGGTTTGTGGGATTCTTGGGAAGATGATGCCTTCCTGTATAACAAGGAAACCGGTGAATTTTACGATAAAAAGAAAGTACATGAGATTCACTATAAAGGGAAGTATTTCTCTGTTAAGGGGCCGTTAAATATTGCTCGCTCAAAGCAAGGTCAGCCTGTTATCGTTCAAGCCGGTGCATCCCAACCAGGTCAACGACTGGCAGCTCGTGTTGCAGAAGTCGTATTCGTTCATTGGGATAATATAGAGGAAGCCAAGCATTATTACAAAAAGCTGAAATCACAATTGCAGGATTTTGGCAGAAGTGAAGATGAGCTCCACATCCTTCATGGTATCTCACCAATTGTCGGTGAAACGGAAGAAATAGCACAACGTAAATATCAAACGTTACAAAATTTAATAGATCCATATGAGAGCTTGAATTTTGTGTCTGGTTATATGGGAAATGTTGATTTTTCAAAATATGACCTAGGTACTCCTGCAAGTGAGGTCGAATTTCCAGCCGTAAACAGCATTCAAAGTCATTTCAATGAAATGAAGAAGATTATTGACGAGGAAGATTTAACAGTCGGAGATTTATATAATCGCTTCTTTGGTCCAGGGAGAAGTGATGCATTCGTTGGGACGCCTGTTCAAGTAGCGGATGAAATGGAAAGATGGTTTACTGAAAAGGCTGCAGACGGCTTTATGCTCCAGTTCCCACTGTATCCTAACGATTTAGAGGATTTTGTAGAACTGGTTGTGCCCATCTTACAAGAGCGGGGATTATTTCGCTTGGATTATGAAGGAGATACGCTAAGGGATCATCTTGGTTTAAAGAAGCCAGAGAATCGCTTTACCCGTCAAAAACTAACAAAGTATTGA
- a CDS encoding Fur-regulated basic protein FbpA, with protein MVEFFKSALESRRAKIIDKLIALNVYKKEDKHLFELSLTELENEYKKFH; from the coding sequence ATGGTTGAGTTTTTTAAAAGTGCGCTAGAAAGTAGAAGAGCAAAAATCATTGATAAACTAATTGCCTTAAATGTCTACAAGAAAGAAGATAAACATCTTTTTGAGCTTTCTCTCACTGAACTAGAAAATGAATATAAGAAATTTCACTAA
- a CDS encoding DUF2325 domain-containing protein, whose protein sequence is MNSLLIIGGDHLGKITKKLEEKGFNEVIHINGRKTQMVRKGIPRKVDLIIVLTDFINHNLSGVIKRKAHEQGIPICFSKRSWSSIYEELQNISA, encoded by the coding sequence ATGAACTCATTATTAATCATCGGAGGAGACCATCTTGGAAAAATTACAAAGAAGTTAGAAGAAAAAGGATTCAACGAAGTGATTCATATTAATGGAAGAAAAACACAGATGGTACGAAAAGGAATTCCAAGGAAAGTGGATTTAATAATTGTGTTAACTGATTTTATTAATCACAATCTTTCTGGAGTAATTAAACGTAAAGCACATGAACAAGGAATACCGATTTGTTTTTCCAAACGTTCTTGGAGTTCAATCTATGAGGAACTACAAAATATATCAGCGTAA
- a CDS encoding AEC family transporter, whose product MVLLEIVLPAFLIFLSGYVVQKKFQVSIRGISVISLYIMLPALTFHTFYTIKLNVQILYAAAVSALLMFALMGVTKLMSRLLRYDGAGESAMMLVTVFMNSGNYGAPIVLFAFGRSGFEFAVLIMVFHLILMSIFGVYLASRGKQSARTSVINILKMPSVYAMVIGLLFQAMDISIPNTFLQAFDLVGQASVPTVMIMLGMQLAELTLKDFDWKAISLGTVTRLVISPLLTWAICLLFPLEPLLVKVLILTAAMPSAATVLMYAIEFDAKPQFVSSTTFVSTVVSFFSIAIVLFILG is encoded by the coding sequence ATGGTTTTACTAGAAATTGTGCTCCCTGCGTTTTTGATCTTTCTTTCAGGATATGTCGTGCAAAAGAAATTTCAGGTGAGTATTCGAGGGATTTCGGTTATTTCGTTGTACATAATGTTGCCGGCTTTAACCTTTCATACTTTTTATACTATTAAATTAAATGTGCAAATCTTGTATGCTGCTGCCGTTTCAGCCCTGCTGATGTTTGCTCTGATGGGAGTTACGAAGCTTATGAGTCGCTTGCTTCGTTATGATGGAGCTGGTGAAAGCGCGATGATGTTGGTGACGGTGTTTATGAATTCCGGTAATTATGGGGCACCGATTGTTTTGTTCGCGTTCGGTCGGTCTGGCTTTGAATTTGCCGTGTTAATTATGGTGTTTCATCTCATTCTGATGAGTATTTTTGGCGTCTATCTCGCCTCGCGTGGGAAACAAAGTGCGCGCACATCGGTTATAAATATTTTAAAAATGCCAAGTGTATACGCAATGGTGATTGGATTATTATTTCAAGCCATGGATATTAGTATTCCGAACACTTTCCTTCAGGCATTCGATTTGGTCGGACAAGCTTCAGTTCCAACCGTGATGATTATGTTAGGGATGCAGTTGGCAGAGCTAACGCTTAAGGATTTTGATTGGAAAGCGATTTCGCTTGGAACAGTGACTCGTTTGGTCATCTCTCCCTTGCTTACTTGGGCTATTTGTTTGCTCTTCCCATTAGAGCCCCTTTTAGTAAAAGTGTTAATCCTAACAGCAGCCATGCCTTCTGCAGCAACGGTTTTGATGTATGCAATCGAGTTTGATGCGAAGCCACAATTTGTCTCAAGTACAACGTTTGTATCCACTGTTGTTAGTTTCTTTAGCATCGCAATTGTCCTGTTTATATTAGGGTAA